TGTTTCGGTTGACCAACAGCGGCTCCGCAAGGGCAACTTTCTTGATTCGCTCCAGATCCGAATCAGAAAGAGAGGCTGCGTTTTTCACCAAATCTTCCACGATCAATTCATCACCATCTGCCCAGGTATGTTGAAAGTTGGTGATCGAATCGACTCGAAGCGAATAGGGAACCTGCCAGGCATCCTTCGTCAAGGCCTCTACAACCGACAGGGTTTCGCGGGTGAAGACTTTGCCATCGTTGGAGGCGATGGCAAAGAGGACATTGTCGTTCTTTGTATAGGTATCTTGCAGTCTTTCAAAGGCCTGAAGCTGCGGGTTATCCTTTCCAAAGAAAACCCGGTAGTCCGTCGAAAAAGCGAGAAATCGCCCCCCACTTCCCGCTGCCATAGCGATGGCAAGTGTCCCCACGATAATCAACCATCTGAACCGTATTACCCATTCACCTAGACGTTTGCCGTCCATTTTTCTCTCCTCTTCTTTTCCAACAAGATCTATCTATTCCTATAGAAAGATAGTAAACAATAACTATTAAATTTATCATGTAATATTCACACCAAAGCAAAAAAAATCAGTGTTTGGCGAGGCCTCGAATGATGAGCGCAATCACCCCTTTTCCTGCCCGTTTGAGCTCTTCCAGAGAGGGGTTTTTCATAGCAACGAGTGGTGGATAATAAAAATGAACAGTGGCAAATAAGATTATCTTTGCCGTTGCAATGATATCCGGGACATCAAACTCTCCCGTCCGGTTTCCTTCTGCAAGGATTTCGGCAACAGACGAACGAAGAGACTCTTGATGCCTCAGGACCACGTCCGGATGTTCTTGGGAGATAAATGCCACGAGTTCAAAGAGATGGGAATTGGTCGCGCAGAGGTCATGCGTATAGTGGAGTATTTCCAGGAAAAAGACCTCCAGACGGGCACTTGCAGTTAGCTTTTCTCGCTGGAGTACATCCTTGCCCACTTTTTCCTTATGACGCATACATTTTTCCGCGATTTCTACTCCGATCTTCTGTTTGTTATCGAAATATCGGTAGAGGTTGGCTGCCGACATATTGCAGTCTTTGGCGATCTCAGCCATCGTCGTTTTGCCGAAACCATACCGTCGAAACCGGGTATCTGCC
This genomic stretch from Candidatus Manganitrophaceae bacterium harbors:
- a CDS encoding TetR/AcrR family transcriptional regulator: MQAMVEIKQQIIDVADTRFRRYGFGKTTMAEIAKDCNMSAANLYRYFDNKQKIGVEIAEKCMRHKEKVGKDVLQREKLTASARLEVFFLEILHYTHDLCATNSHLFELVAFISQEHPDVVLRHQESLRSSVAEILAEGNRTGEFDVPDIIATAKIILFATVHFYYPPLVAMKNPSLEELKRAGKGVIALIIRGLAKH